One genomic region from Clostridium saccharobutylicum DSM 13864 encodes:
- a CDS encoding CAP domain-containing protein yields the protein MKKAFLKKIVTAVVVAATMTTLTPLGVSAASNTSTNSNYYNLISNTISKAGWTFNNGTWSYGDTTGNAKTGWVKDNGNWYYLDNNGAMQTGVINVNGKTYCLNNSGAMQTGKVIVNNATYKVSSNGQVIGTNAPTPDVIFDSNNTAVKVNNQTSTVTSGNKTIDSNNQTTTTSGSNSNTATTTSTGNVNTTTTANTTKNTTGTSTTSNTTSTKTTNTGTTNNANTDSTSVDVQGLPQLPKTYSISVQTSGEQQILDLMNQKRVEAGLKPLTLDNTLIKVARYKSDHMIQYNYFSHTTPEGTNWADWLKTLGYSYTTSGENIAYNTSDAVELFNQWWNSPGHKANMMNPSFTKVGIGVVYGNGKYMGTQDFSN from the coding sequence ATGAAGAAAGCTTTTTTAAAAAAGATAGTGACAGCGGTTGTTGTTGCAGCAACAATGACTACTCTAACACCATTAGGAGTATCGGCAGCAAGTAATACTTCAACAAATAGCAACTATTATAACTTAATTTCCAACACAATATCAAAGGCAGGTTGGACATTCAACAATGGAACTTGGTCTTATGGCGATACAACAGGAAATGCAAAAACAGGATGGGTTAAGGATAATGGTAATTGGTATTACTTAGATAACAATGGAGCAATGCAAACAGGAGTTATTAATGTTAATGGTAAAACTTATTGTTTAAATAATTCTGGAGCAATGCAAACAGGTAAGGTTATAGTGAATAATGCAACATATAAGGTTTCCTCTAATGGACAAGTAATCGGAACTAACGCTCCAACACCTGATGTAATATTTGATTCAAATAACACTGCAGTAAAGGTTAACAATCAAACTTCTACAGTAACAAGTGGAAATAAAACAATTGATTCAAATAATCAAACAACTACTACTTCAGGAAGCAACAGTAATACGGCAACTACTACTTCAACAGGAAACGTAAACACTACAACTACGGCAAATACAACAAAAAACACAACAGGTACAAGCACTACATCAAACACAACAAGTACAAAAACAACTAATACAGGAACTACAAACAATGCAAATACAGATTCAACTTCAGTTGATGTACAAGGGTTACCACAATTACCTAAGACTTATTCTATAAGTGTACAAACTAGTGGTGAACAACAAATTCTTGATTTAATGAATCAAAAGAGAGTAGAAGCTGGTTTGAAACCATTAACATTGGACAACACTTTGATAAAAGTAGCAAGATATAAGAGTGACCATATGATCCAATATAATTACTTTAGTCACACAACTCCAGAGGGAACTAACTGGGCAGATTGGTTAAAAACATTAGGATATAGCTACACTACAAGTGGTGAAAATATAGCATATAACACTTCTGATGCAGTTGAGTTATTCAATCAATGGTGGAATTCTCCAGGTCATAAAGCAAACATGATGAATCCTTCATTTACTAAAGTTGGTATAGGTGTTGTTTATGGTAATGGCAAATATATGGGAACACAAGATTTTTCAAATTAG
- a CDS encoding sigma-70 family RNA polymerase sigma factor, whose translation MDYEYIEDLVSKAKTNDECSKEKLAQEFRPLIINICKRTFIHGYDKNDIQNECYKTLFKCLLMYNLQNHRFVSYATNAIKNNINDLIRKFKNRSSFEGQEVLCLSDNLEQNLVSNEENLEDILCNKCDYESLKLALSILNDEEKELIYFIFLKNNSAASYSSLKNIPYTTIIRRKKASLAKLNRYIAKCL comes from the coding sequence ATGGATTACGAATATATAGAAGATTTAGTGTCAAAAGCAAAGACAAACGATGAATGCTCTAAAGAAAAATTAGCACAAGAATTTCGGCCGTTAATAATAAACATTTGCAAAAGAACATTTATTCATGGTTATGATAAAAATGATATTCAAAATGAATGTTATAAAACACTGTTTAAATGTTTATTAATGTATAACTTACAAAATCACAGATTTGTATCATATGCAACGAATGCAATTAAAAATAATATAAATGATTTAATTAGAAAATTTAAAAATAGAAGTTCTTTTGAGGGGCAAGAAGTACTTTGTCTTTCTGACAATCTAGAACAAAATTTAGTATCAAATGAAGAAAATTTAGAAGATATCCTTTGTAATAAATGCGATTATGAATCCTTAAAATTAGCACTTAGCATTTTAAATGATGAAGAAAAAGAACTCATTTATTTCATATTCTTAAAAAACAATTCAGCAGCCTCTTATTCTTCATTAAAGAACATTCCATATACAACAATAATAAGAAGAAAAAAAGCCTCTCTAGCAAAACTTAATAGATATATAGCAAAATGTTTATAG
- a CDS encoding DUF5105 domain-containing protein, translating into MKNSKKILAVALVTVMSGTMLISCGKPKTSPEDTAKIYLDVVLKNDKTNMDKIGMTEDDYNTHANKEKDLLMGEFETSSANSNILTDEIKTNLENNISTGMSKLDYEVTPVSTDKDTAKVNVKINCFKFSKLVANEQQKITEEVTANPSMTENEIIQESLKIAGEEIAAGPEKDDTTTVEVNLTKKNNIWVPDDNFENDISKVAISMN; encoded by the coding sequence ATGAAAAATTCAAAAAAAATTTTAGCAGTTGCATTGGTAACTGTAATGTCTGGAACTATGTTAATTTCATGTGGTAAGCCTAAAACATCACCAGAGGATACTGCGAAGATTTATTTAGACGTTGTTTTAAAAAATGACAAGACTAATATGGACAAGATTGGAATGACAGAAGACGATTATAACACTCATGCGAATAAGGAAAAAGATTTATTAATGGGAGAATTCGAAACTTCAAGTGCTAACAGCAATATATTAACAGATGAAATTAAGACTAATTTAGAAAATAATATTTCAACTGGAATGTCTAAATTAGACTATGAAGTAACTCCTGTATCAACAGACAAAGATACTGCAAAAGTTAATGTAAAAATTAATTGTTTTAAATTCAGTAAACTTGTAGCAAATGAACAGCAGAAAATAACAGAAGAAGTTACTGCTAATCCGTCAATGACTGAAAATGAAATAATACAAGAATCACTTAAAATTGCTGGTGAAGAAATTGCTGCTGGTCCAGAAAAAGATGACACAACAACTGTAGAAGTTAATTTAACTAAGAAAAATAATATATGGGTACCTGATGATAACTTCGAAAATGATATTTCTAAAGTTGCAATATCAATGAATTAG
- the nudC gene encoding NAD(+) diphosphatase produces the protein MGDNLKIISNIFRKGNLNDLCFTFFKGNLLIKKKDDNITIPIFDDIKKLNIKYENEFFIGTIDKKSCFAVEAVGEVDLLGDFEIIPLYEFGSFVKEELFLAAGRATQILNWDKTHRFCGKCGSKTENKNDEIAKVCPNCNNVMYPVICPAIIVAVINGDKILLAHNKGFKNNKYSLIAGFVEAGEDLESAVKREVFEEVGIKIKNINYYTSSPWSFPNSLMIGFTAEYESGEIKVDGEEILHADWFTKDNFPNIPDKFTLARKIIDSFTDKQLEI, from the coding sequence ATGGGCGATAATTTAAAAATAATATCTAATATATTTAGAAAAGGCAATCTTAATGATTTATGTTTTACGTTCTTTAAAGGAAATTTATTGATTAAGAAAAAAGATGATAATATAACTATTCCAATATTTGATGACATTAAAAAATTAAACATTAAATATGAAAATGAATTTTTTATAGGGACAATTGATAAGAAATCTTGTTTTGCTGTTGAAGCTGTTGGAGAAGTTGATTTATTGGGTGATTTTGAAATAATACCTTTATATGAGTTCGGATCATTTGTTAAGGAAGAATTATTTTTAGCAGCGGGAAGAGCTACTCAAATATTAAATTGGGATAAAACCCATAGATTTTGTGGAAAATGTGGTTCTAAAACAGAAAACAAAAATGATGAAATAGCTAAAGTTTGTCCTAATTGCAATAATGTAATGTATCCTGTGATTTGTCCAGCTATAATAGTTGCAGTTATTAATGGTGATAAAATACTTCTTGCTCATAATAAAGGATTTAAAAATAATAAATATAGTTTAATTGCTGGATTTGTAGAAGCAGGTGAAGATTTAGAAAGTGCTGTAAAACGTGAAGTCTTCGAAGAAGTTGGCATAAAAATAAAAAATATCAATTATTATACAAGTTCACCTTGGTCATTTCCTAATTCATTAATGATCGGATTTACTGCCGAATATGAATCTGGTGAAATTAAAGTTGATGGAGAAGAAATACTACATGCTGATTGGTTCACAAAAGATAACTTTCCAAATATTCCAGACAAATTTACCCTTGCACGAAAAATAATAGATAGCTTTACAGATAAACAACTTGAAATTTAA
- a CDS encoding methyl-accepting chemotaxis protein — MNNLKVKSKLILFSAISLFLTSIMSGVGYYYISKSNKDITALYKDNLLSVQWLNDNRNQARAIEADLYYILLHTEDKNKQSETVKDIETRQKNFSENWKKYKQVANDQYETDRIPVIESNLEKYTSVRDSAIKLAVQGDQKAAMDELKTVDSNEKQFQDALKEIAIYNTNLAEQLSIQNTKNFDTSKVVFLIIFLIAIGIGTILTFIISKSISYPLILGVNHLKKVAEGDFTTNESEQFINRKDEIGEIANTIQLMQNSLKQLIGKVKDESNSIETVVINVSEDINNLNGNIEEVAATTEELSAGMEETAASAQEMNSTANEIERAVKSIAKKAEEGAMEASEINKRAIDTRDSVIKSQERSLGIFNTINESLKIAMKQSKVVEEINILSETIKGVLGQTNLLALNASIEAARAGEAGRSFAVVADQIKNLAEESENTIIEIQNVTKKVISSVNDLSSSSHELLNFMSADVQDDYNSMINVADKYSKDAEFVSNLVLDFSSTSEELLASLQNVVNTIEQVAAASNEGAEGTYNIADKIVAITEKSNGVAEEMAKSKNSSQKLNEQISKFKI; from the coding sequence ATTTATTGAGTGTTCAATGGTTAAATGACAATAGAAATCAAGCTAGAGCTATAGAAGCAGATTTATATTATATATTATTGCATACAGAAGATAAAAATAAACAAAGTGAGACAGTAAAGGATATTGAAACAAGACAAAAAAATTTTTCTGAAAACTGGAAAAAATATAAGCAAGTTGCTAATGATCAATATGAAACAGATAGGATTCCGGTTATTGAAAGTAACCTTGAAAAGTATACAAGCGTAAGAGATTCTGCTATTAAATTAGCAGTTCAAGGTGATCAAAAAGCTGCAATGGATGAACTTAAAACTGTTGATAGCAATGAAAAACAATTTCAAGATGCGTTAAAGGAAATTGCTATATATAATACTAATTTGGCAGAGCAATTAAGTATTCAGAATACTAAAAATTTTGATACTTCTAAAGTGGTATTTTTAATAATCTTTTTGATTGCAATAGGTATTGGGACAATTCTTACATTTATTATTTCAAAGTCTATATCATATCCTCTTATATTAGGTGTAAATCATTTGAAAAAAGTAGCTGAAGGTGATTTCACAACTAATGAATCGGAACAATTTATAAATAGAAAAGATGAGATTGGTGAAATTGCAAATACGATACAATTGATGCAAAATTCTTTAAAGCAGTTGATTGGAAAGGTAAAAGATGAATCTAATTCCATAGAAACAGTAGTAATTAATGTTTCAGAAGATATAAATAATTTAAATGGAAACATAGAAGAGGTGGCTGCTACAACAGAAGAATTATCTGCGGGTATGGAAGAAACAGCAGCATCTGCACAGGAAATGAATTCAACGGCTAATGAAATAGAAAGAGCTGTTAAGTCCATAGCTAAAAAAGCTGAAGAAGGTGCAATGGAAGCTTCTGAGATAAATAAAAGAGCAATTGACACAAGAGATAGTGTTATAAAGTCACAAGAAAGAAGTTTAGGTATATTTAATACAATAAATGAGAGCTTGAAAATTGCCATGAAACAATCAAAGGTGGTTGAAGAAATTAATATATTATCTGAAACAATTAAAGGAGTTTTGGGTCAAACAAATCTGTTAGCATTAAATGCATCTATTGAAGCTGCAAGAGCTGGAGAAGCAGGGCGCAGTTTTGCAGTTGTTGCCGATCAAATAAAAAATCTTGCAGAAGAGTCTGAAAATACAATAATTGAAATACAAAATGTAACTAAAAAAGTAATATCATCAGTAAATGATTTATCATCTAGTTCACATGAACTATTGAATTTTATGTCTGCAGATGTGCAGGATGATTATAATTCTATGATAAATGTTGCAGATAAATATAGCAAAGATGCTGAATTTGTAAGTAATTTAGTTTTAGATTTTAGTTCTACTTCGGAGGAACTTTTAGCTTCGCTTCAGAATGTAGTAAATACAATAGAGCAGGTGGCTGCAGCTTCCAATGAAGGGGCAGAAGGAACATATAATATTGCCGATAAGATAGTTGCTATAACTGAAAAATCAAATGGAGTTGCTGAAGAAATGGCGAAATCAAAGAATAGTTCTCAGAAATTAAATGAGCAAATATCCAAGTTTAAGATATGA